A DNA window from Roseovarius sp. Pro17 contains the following coding sequences:
- a CDS encoding hydrogen peroxide-inducible genes activator: protein MNVTLRQLTYFRALAEHRHFGRAAAAVSISQPALSVQIRELEGALGQPLVERRARDVVLTPFGRLMLSHAEVVGEGVRSLEDAARWHDGLSGRLRLGLIPTLAPYLLPGALEALRSGDISMDVQVQEAKTDRLITDLAAGRLDAAVMALPVDASGLIAQPLFEDRFLLAGSAARLAAIGKEIETLRPEGLGAQQLLLLEDGHCLTDQALELCGRGRGHAQIDMGASSLATLTRLVAAGFGLTLMPELAAEVEVRGAPGVRLVRFAAPEPARTICLVRRSSTTGEGWFAQLAVVLTDVGTQITRAARAG, encoded by the coding sequence ATGAACGTCACCTTGCGTCAACTGACCTATTTCCGCGCGCTGGCCGAGCACCGCCATTTCGGTCGCGCGGCTGCGGCCGTATCGATATCGCAGCCCGCGCTATCGGTGCAGATCCGCGAGTTGGAGGGCGCGCTGGGTCAGCCGCTGGTCGAACGTCGTGCGCGCGACGTGGTGCTGACACCCTTCGGCCGCCTTATGCTGAGCCACGCCGAGGTCGTGGGTGAGGGGGTGCGTAGCCTTGAGGACGCCGCGCGTTGGCACGACGGGCTATCCGGGCGTCTGCGCCTCGGACTGATCCCGACGCTGGCGCCCTATCTGCTGCCCGGCGCGCTGGAGGCGCTGCGCAGCGGCGACATTTCGATGGACGTGCAGGTGCAGGAGGCCAAGACTGATCGGCTGATCACAGACCTTGCCGCCGGGCGGCTGGATGCCGCCGTGATGGCGCTGCCGGTCGACGCGAGCGGATTGATAGCGCAGCCGCTATTCGAGGATCGATTCCTGCTGGCGGGAAGTGCGGCGCGGCTTGCGGCCATAGGCAAGGAGATCGAGACATTGCGCCCCGAGGGCCTTGGCGCACAGCAGCTCTTGCTGCTGGAGGACGGGCATTGCCTGACCGATCAGGCGCTGGAGCTGTGCGGGCGGGGCAGGGGCCATGCGCAGATCGACATGGGCGCGTCGTCGCTGGCGACGTTAACGCGGCTGGTCGCGGCGGGCTTTGGCCTGACACTGATGCCGGAACTCGCCGCCGAGGTTGAGGTTCGCGGCGCGCCGGGGGTCAGGCTGGTGCGGTTCGCCGCGCCCGAGCCTGCACGGACGATCTGCCTTGTGCGACGTTCCTCCACGACAGGCGAGGGGTGGTTTGCGCAATTGGCAGTCGTTCTGACGGACGTGGGGACGCAGATTACGCGGGCAGCGCGCGCGGGCTGA
- the katG gene encoding catalase/peroxidase HPI codes for MDGNLKCPVTSKKNRTNRDWWPDQLQVNVLHQHGRSPNPMQPDFNYAEAFKELDLDAVKRDLHALMTDSQDWWPADYGHYGPLFIRMAWHSAGTFRTADGRGGSNTGNQRFAPLNSWPDNGNLDKARRLLWPIKKKYGDNLSWADLLILAGNVAIESMGGPIFGFGGGRADIYAPEEDVHWGAENEWLATSDKDNSRYSGERELDNPLAAVQMGLIYVNPEGPDGNPDPIGSGHDIRETFTRMGVDDAETVALVAGGHTFGKAHGATDPIYMGPEPEGGGLEQMGLGWKLGHETGHGVYTTTSGIEGAWKPNPTTWDMGYFDVLFDNEWVLTKSPAGAQQWTPKDPKPEHMVVDAHDPEKMHPPMMTTADLAMRFDEKYEQISRRFHKDPEAFADAFARAWFKLTHRDMGPKARYLGKDVPAEDLIWQDPIPAADYDLVDASDIAALKAQILDSGLSVSDLVFVAWASASTYRGSDHRGGANGARIRLAPQKDWDGNDPARLARALDKLEAIKADFDGKSGAKKVSIADLIVLGGVAAIEKAAADAGHNVDVPFHQGRTDASAEQTDAESFDVLEPVADGFRNYQKQKFSVQAEHLMIDRAQLLGLTAPEMAVLVGGMRALDANHGGAKHGVMTDRPGQLTNDFFVNLLGMDIEWVSTGEDQDQFEAKDRKTGEVRWTGTRADLVFGSNSQLRSIAEVYAQDDSGPRFVSDFVAAWTKVMEADRFDLK; via the coding sequence ATGGACGGCAATCTGAAATGCCCCGTTACGAGCAAAAAGAATCGCACCAATCGCGACTGGTGGCCTGATCAGTTGCAAGTGAACGTGCTGCACCAGCATGGCCGCAGCCCGAACCCGATGCAGCCCGATTTCAACTACGCCGAGGCATTCAAAGAGCTGGATTTGGACGCGGTAAAGCGGGATCTGCACGCCCTGATGACCGACAGTCAGGACTGGTGGCCCGCCGATTACGGCCATTACGGCCCCCTTTTCATCCGCATGGCATGGCACAGCGCCGGCACGTTCCGCACCGCGGACGGGCGCGGCGGCTCGAACACCGGCAACCAGCGTTTTGCGCCGCTGAACAGCTGGCCCGATAACGGCAACCTCGACAAAGCGCGCCGCCTGCTGTGGCCGATCAAGAAAAAATACGGCGACAACCTTAGTTGGGCCGATCTGTTGATCCTCGCCGGCAACGTCGCCATCGAATCGATGGGTGGACCGATCTTTGGCTTTGGTGGTGGGCGTGCCGATATCTACGCACCCGAAGAGGATGTGCATTGGGGTGCCGAGAACGAATGGCTCGCCACCTCCGACAAAGACAACAGCCGCTATTCTGGCGAGCGCGAGTTGGACAACCCGCTGGCCGCCGTCCAGATGGGCCTGATCTACGTCAACCCCGAAGGGCCGGACGGCAACCCCGATCCCATCGGCTCGGGCCACGATATTCGCGAGACATTCACCAGAATGGGCGTCGATGACGCGGAAACCGTCGCGCTGGTTGCGGGCGGTCACACCTTCGGCAAGGCGCATGGCGCTACCGATCCGATCTATATGGGCCCCGAGCCCGAGGGCGGCGGACTGGAGCAGATGGGCCTTGGCTGGAAGCTGGGTCATGAAACCGGCCACGGCGTCTACACCACCACCAGCGGGATCGAGGGCGCGTGGAAACCCAACCCCACGACATGGGACATGGGTTATTTCGACGTCCTTTTTGACAACGAATGGGTGCTGACCAAAAGCCCGGCAGGTGCGCAGCAATGGACGCCCAAAGACCCCAAGCCCGAACATATGGTCGTCGACGCGCATGATCCCGAAAAAATGCATCCGCCAATGATGACCACCGCCGATCTGGCCATGCGGTTCGACGAGAAGTACGAGCAGATCTCGCGCCGCTTTCACAAGGATCCCGAAGCGTTCGCCGATGCATTTGCACGCGCGTGGTTCAAGCTGACTCACCGCGATATGGGCCCCAAGGCACGCTATCTGGGCAAGGACGTGCCTGCCGAAGACCTGATCTGGCAGGATCCCATTCCCGCCGCCGACTATGATCTGGTCGATGCCTCCGATATCGCGGCGCTCAAGGCTCAGATACTCGATAGTGGCCTTTCCGTCAGCGATCTGGTGTTTGTCGCCTGGGCCTCGGCCTCGACCTATCGCGGCTCGGATCATCGCGGTGGCGCCAACGGCGCGCGCATCCGTTTGGCCCCCCAGAAGGATTGGGACGGCAACGATCCCGCGCGTTTAGCAAGGGCTCTGGACAAGCTGGAGGCGATCAAGGCCGATTTTGACGGTAAATCCGGCGCGAAAAAGGTATCGATCGCCGACCTGATTGTGCTGGGCGGTGTCGCGGCCATCGAAAAGGCGGCGGCAGATGCCGGTCACAATGTCGACGTGCCGTTCCATCAGGGCCGCACCGACGCAAGCGCCGAGCAGACGGACGCCGAAAGCTTTGACGTGCTTGAGCCTGTCGCGGACGGTTTCCGCAACTACCAAAAGCAGAAATTCAGCGTGCAGGCCGAGCATCTAATGATCGACCGCGCGCAGCTTTTGGGCCTGACTGCGCCCGAGATGGCGGTGCTGGTCGGTGGCATGCGCGCGCTGGATGCCAATCACGGCGGAGCCAAGCATGGCGTGATGACGGACCGTCCCGGGCAATTGACGAATGATTTCTTCGTCAATCTGCTGGGTATGGACATCGAATGGGTGTCCACCGGCGAGGATCAGGACCAGTTCGAGGCCAAGGATCGCAAGACCGGCGAGGTCCGCTGGACCGGCACGCGCGCCGATCTGGTGTTCGGCTCAAACTCGCAACTGCGTAGCATTGCCGAAGTCTATGCGCAGGACGATTCCGGCCCACGTTTCGTGAGCGATTTCGTCGCAGCATGGACCAAGGTGATGGAGGCCGACCGCTTTGATCTGAAGTGA
- a CDS encoding aspartate aminotransferase family protein, with amino-acid sequence MTGADDLMCRRNAVLAPSYYHSFAAPLHIVRGAGVWMWDASGKRYLDCYNNVPSVGHCHPRVTAALTAQAETLNTHTRYLHDGIVTLAERMLAKLPTAVDTAAFTCTGSEANDLALQMARRFTGAEGVAVFDHAYHGNSALTLAASPSEYPASERPDWLCVLEPPNLFRGPYRAGDSKAAEKYLAQAVQALDALESRGHRLACLLLDASWDANGPLIAPPGYVSALCDEMRRRGGLIICDEVQAGYCRLGAHWWGFQDYTVTPDIVTCGKPMGAGHPVAATFARRDVAQALADTSVYFNTFGGNPVSAAVANAVIDVIEDEGLLGNAGRVGAYFRTALAALQERHPMIGAVQGAGLFYGLDMVSDRKTRAPFSRDDMARLGSMIAEEGVLTGISGAMGQTLKLRPPLVFGQEHVDITVAAIDRALTRL; translated from the coding sequence ATGACGGGCGCCGATGATCTGATGTGCCGCCGCAATGCGGTTCTGGCGCCCTCATACTATCACAGCTTCGCCGCACCTCTGCATATTGTGCGAGGCGCGGGCGTCTGGATGTGGGATGCCAGCGGAAAGCGCTATCTCGATTGCTATAACAATGTGCCTTCGGTGGGACATTGCCACCCGCGTGTCACAGCCGCGCTGACGGCACAGGCCGAAACGCTGAACACCCACACCCGCTATTTGCACGATGGCATCGTCACACTGGCCGAGCGGATGCTGGCCAAGCTGCCCACCGCCGTCGATACTGCCGCCTTCACCTGCACCGGGTCCGAGGCGAACGATCTGGCGCTACAAATGGCGCGGCGTTTTACCGGTGCCGAAGGCGTCGCCGTGTTCGATCACGCCTATCACGGCAACAGCGCGCTAACGCTGGCGGCGTCGCCGTCGGAATATCCCGCTAGTGAGCGGCCAGACTGGCTCTGCGTGCTGGAACCGCCGAACCTGTTTCGCGGGCCTTACCGTGCGGGCGATTCAAAGGCCGCAGAAAAATATCTGGCTCAGGCGGTTCAGGCGTTGGACGCATTGGAGTCGCGAGGTCATCGGCTTGCCTGCCTTTTGCTAGATGCCAGTTGGGACGCCAATGGCCCGCTTATCGCGCCCCCCGGCTATGTCAGCGCACTTTGCGACGAGATGCGCAGGCGCGGTGGGCTGATCATCTGCGATGAGGTGCAGGCGGGCTATTGCCGCTTGGGCGCGCATTGGTGGGGATTTCAGGACTACACCGTCACGCCCGATATTGTCACCTGCGGCAAACCTATGGGCGCAGGTCACCCTGTCGCCGCCACTTTCGCACGCCGCGACGTGGCGCAGGCGCTGGCCGATACGTCAGTCTATTTCAACACGTTCGGCGGCAATCCGGTCTCGGCTGCGGTCGCGAATGCGGTGATCGACGTCATCGAGGACGAGGGATTGCTGGGGAATGCGGGCCGCGTCGGCGCCTACTTCCGCACGGCTTTGGCCGCCCTGCAAGAGCGGCATCCAATGATCGGTGCGGTTCAAGGCGCGGGGTTGTTTTATGGTCTCGACATGGTGTCGGATCGCAAGACGCGCGCTCCATTCAGCCGCGACGACATGGCGCGCCTCGGCAGCATGATCGCCGAGGAAGGCGTGTTAACAGGCATCTCCGGCGCAATGGGTCAGACGCTGAAGCTGCGCCCTCCGCTGGTCTTTGGCCAAGAGCATGTTGACATCACTGTGGCGGCGATAGATCGCGCGCTGACGCGGCTCTGA
- the lipA gene encoding lipoyl synthase, whose protein sequence is MRDLKIPAQRHPEKAKRPDNAQPKKPSWIRVKAPGGEGYAQTARIMREHKLTTVCEEAGCPNVGECWSQGHATMMIMGEVCTRACTFCNIATGKPPEDLDAFEPGRVADAVQKLGLNHVVITSVDRDDVKDGGAEHFAQTIRAIRHRSPGTTIEILTPDFLHCDPAVLEVVVDAKPDVFNHNLETVPGLYQSVRPGARYFHSLRLLQRVKEMDPTIFTKSGIMVGLGEERAAVHQVMDDMRAADIDFLTVGQYLQPTPKHHVLDRFVTPEEFAAYEKAAFGKGFLMVSATPLTRSSYHAGDDFARLRDARLAKLA, encoded by the coding sequence GTGCGTGATCTAAAAATTCCGGCGCAGCGCCACCCCGAAAAGGCAAAGCGCCCCGATAATGCCCAGCCAAAGAAACCCAGCTGGATTCGCGTAAAGGCGCCTGGCGGTGAGGGCTATGCCCAGACCGCCCGCATCATGCGCGAGCATAAATTGACAACAGTCTGTGAAGAGGCGGGCTGTCCGAACGTCGGCGAATGCTGGTCTCAGGGCCACGCCACCATGATGATCATGGGCGAGGTCTGCACCCGTGCCTGCACCTTCTGCAACATCGCCACCGGCAAGCCGCCCGAGGATCTGGACGCGTTCGAACCGGGCCGCGTCGCCGATGCAGTGCAAAAGCTGGGCCTGAACCACGTCGTCATCACATCCGTCGACCGCGATGACGTCAAGGACGGCGGGGCCGAGCATTTCGCTCAGACCATTCGTGCCATCCGCCACCGCAGCCCCGGCACCACGATCGAAATCCTGACGCCCGATTTCCTGCATTGCGATCCCGCTGTGCTGGAGGTCGTCGTTGACGCCAAGCCGGATGTGTTCAACCACAACCTCGAAACCGTGCCGGGTCTTTATCAATCCGTCCGTCCCGGCGCGCGCTACTTCCATTCGCTTCGCCTGCTGCAACGGGTCAAGGAAATGGACCCGACCATTTTTACCAAATCCGGCATCATGGTCGGCCTCGGAGAAGAGCGCGCGGCAGTGCATCAGGTCATGGACGATATGCGCGCTGCCGATATCGATTTTCTGACGGTCGGCCAGTATCTGCAACCAACGCCCAAGCATCACGTGCTGGACCGGTTCGTCACACCCGAGGAATTCGCAGCCTATGAAAAGGCGGCATTCGGCAAGGGGTTTCTGATGGTGTCGGCCACGCCGCTCACCCGATCATCCTACCATGCGGGCGACGATTTCGCACGGCTGCGCGATGCGCGGCTGGCCAAGTTGGCGTAA